From one Amaranthus tricolor cultivar Red isolate AtriRed21 chromosome 17, ASM2621246v1, whole genome shotgun sequence genomic stretch:
- the LOC130804657 gene encoding polyadenylate-binding protein-interacting protein 5-like gives MNSSTSTLNPNAASYVPLFKREVINEDKYSKTMLGKVAVSDSHLTVNDDKLKGQQADAADGLSSEEFIERDNKYMDEDSEMDLAYLQMMFPGVSDQSLADVYAVNLGDLDSAVDMLTDLESADSLPDALDIEHPEEPVSSGECSSVKAMTVNVTGESSRSASAVAN, from the exons ATGAATTCCAGCACATCAACCTTGAATCCAAATGCAGCATCATATGTACCTCTCTTTAAAAGAGAAGTCATTAATGAGGATAAGTACTCTAAGACCATGTTAGGGAAAGTTGCTGTCTCTGATTCACATCTTACTGTAAATGACGACAAGCTAAAGGGTCAACAGGCTGATGCTGCTGATGGTTTGTCTTCAGAAGAATTTATAGAAAGGGACAATAAATATATGGATGAAGATTCAGAAATGGATCTAGCTTATCTCCAAATGATGTTTCCTGGCGTTTCTGATCAGTCTCTTGCTGATGTCTATGCAGTCAATCTGGGAGACTTGGATTCTGCAGTTGACATGCTGACTGACTTGGAG TCGGCTGATAGTCTTCCGGATGCATTGGATATTGAACACCCTGAGGAACCAGTTTCTTCAGGTGAATGCTCATCTGTGAAGGCGATGACTGTAAATGTGACAGGTGAATCTAGCAGATCTGCTTCAGCCGTTGCTAACTGA